One window from the genome of Cydia fagiglandana chromosome 21, ilCydFagi1.1, whole genome shotgun sequence encodes:
- the LOC134674968 gene encoding cytochrome P450 4C1-like → MAKKSGFWESGKEVSEAAEKAGGVITLWAGPRVIFAINDPDDAFTVLNSCLEKSYFYRLGSSWVGYGLLTSNVPTWKRHRKLMNPTFSQHVLDGFLEVFNRQAALLVQDMEPKAGKGEFIPMEYITERTLEAVCQTVIGISLDDRSVINKEYKRAIEDALYVVAERLASFWLHPEICYRFSGLRKIMDKAMLRVHNMSRTMLNKRRSERLQARHASTTSSRFIAFLDLLLDLTEDGSFSDEQIQEELDTLIAAGYDTSSRALLSTLVFLGTYQEVQEKMYQEIMSVLGSSVDLVKEDMPRLVYTEAVIKEVLRLSPVAPFIAREVEKEVKLKNYTIPAGSECAVTFWGIHRLPIWGPDRLEFRPERWLDPSTLPQSPSAFCGFSLGRRNCIGKTYALMAMKTSLVHLIRKYRITADYSKVKLKYAVLLEYAAGHEISLQLRK, encoded by the exons ATGGCAAAGAAGTCAG GGTTCTGGGAGAGTGGCAAGGAAGTTAGCGAGGCCGCTGAAAAGGCCGGAGGCGTCATAACTCTGTGGGCTGGCCCCAGGGTCATATTCG CCATCAACGATCCAGACGACGCCTTCACCGTGCTAAATTCGTGTTTGGAGAAAAGTTACTTCTACAGGCTGGGTTCCAGCTGGGTTGGCTACGGATTGCTTACTTCTAACG TGCCGACATGGAAACGTCACAGAAAGCTGATGAACCCGACCTTCAGCCAGCATGTGCTGGATGGCTTCCTGGAAGTCTTCAACCGGCAGGCGGCGCTACTAGTGCAGGACATGGAGCCGAAGGCCGGGAAAGGAGAGTTCATTCCTATGGAGTATATTACAGAAAGGACCCTTGAGGCTGTCTGTC AAACCGTTATCGGCATCTCCCTGGACGACCGGTCAGTTATCAACAAGGAATACAAGAGAGCGATTGAAGACGCCCTTTACGTCGTCGCTGAGCGGCTGGCCAGCTTTTGGCTTCACCCCGAAATCTGCTACCGGTTCTCTGGACTTCGAAAAATCATGGACAAAGCTATGCTTCGCGTCCATAACATGTCTAGAACC ATGCTAAACAAGCGAAGATCTGAAAGACTGCAAGCTAGGCATGCCAGTACAACAT CAAGCCGTTTCATCGCGTTCCTGGACCTCCTTCTGGACCTGACAGAAGACGGGTCGTTCTCCGACGAGCAGATCCAGGAGGAGCTGGACACGCTCATCGCAGCAGGGTACGACACCTCGTCACGGGCGTTGCTCTCCACTCTGGTGTTCCTCGGCACATATCAGGAGGTGCAGGAGAAAATGTATCAGGA gataATGTCAGTCCTTGGCTCCAGTGTGGATTTGGTCAAAGAAGACATGCCGAGACTGGTGTACACGGAGGCGGTCATCAAGGAGGTGCTCCGGCTTAGCCCGGTCGCTCCTTTCATAGCCCGGGAGGTCGAGAAGGAAGTTAAACTGA AAAACTACACCATACCAGCTGGCAGCGAATGCGCCGTCACGTTCTGGGGTATTCACAGGCTGCCGATCTGGGGTCCGGATCGCCTCGAATTCAGGCCGGAGCGGTGGCTGGACCCCTCCACTCTGCCACAGAGTCCCAGCGCTTTCTGCGGATTTAGCCTTGGCAGGAGGAACTGCATAG GAAAGACTTACGCACTGATGGCAATGAAGACCTCATTGGTTCACCTGATACGAAAGTACCGAATCACAGCCGACTACAGCAAAGTGAAGCTCAAGTACGCCGTGCTACTCGAATACGCGGCCGGGCACGAGATCTCTTTGCAATTGAGAAAGTAA
- the LOC134675034 gene encoding uncharacterized protein LOC134675034: MAVTRRGYIFGAFLSGVLSVLLIIVAVSSDSWIVSTASAELDVAESDIQYGLFRGELVLRSLGTPTFNTLFMTCLPEENACAVSCKTERTARVEDVRALAQGNAPSLACGSITTVQVLDPPNEPAVISFGFYISLLVMLFLQLLFAVIAAGLAIINSTKNPTEPMFGLPGCLWSNVVTSVLGFTSLLMFGIYWAASGLKSHLALSYIAGGDYAFTAGLGYSFWLLLVALLCSVANVGLIELRRYLLERDPPPPVIKVENHSDGTIFLY; the protein is encoded by the exons ATGGCGGTGACACGGCGCGGGTACATTTTCGGAGCGTTTCTGTCTGGTGTGTTGAGTGTGCTGTTGATTATTGTAGCTGTGTCCAGTGACAGTTGG ATAGTCTCAACCGCTTCAGCAGAACTGGATGTAGCGGAAAGCGACATCCAATATGGGTTGTTCAGAGGAGAACTGGTGCTTCGAAGTCTGGGGACGCCTACTTTCAATACGCTATTTA TGACATGTTTGCCTGAAGAAAACGCGTGTGCTGTCAGCTGCAAGACTGAGAGGACAGCCAGGGTTGAAGAT GTTCGTGCTTTAGCCCAGGGTAATGCCCCTAGCCTCGCGTGTGGGTCCATTACGACCGTGCAAGTACTCGACCCAC CCAACGAGCCAGCAGTGATTTCCTTCGGCTTCTACATCAGTCTCCTGGTGATGCTGTTCCTCCAGCTCCTGTTCGCGGTAATAGCGGCCGGCCTGGCCATCATCAACTCCACTAAGAACCCAACGGAACCCATGTTTGGGTTGCCCG GCTGTCTATGGAGCAACGTAGTGACATCAGTGCTAGGATTCACATCATTACTGATGTTCGGAATCTACTGGGCCGCTTCGGGCCTTAAGAGCCACCTGGCCCTTTCGTACATAGCGGGAGGCGACTACGCCTTCACAGCGGGTCTGGGATATTCTTTCTG GCTTCTTCTAGTAGCTTTGCTGTGTTCCGTGGCCAACGTAGGCCTCATCGAGCTCCGCAGGTACCTGCTGGAACGGGACCCGCCGCCGCCCGTCATCAAAGTCGAGAACCATTCCGATGGAACCATATTTTTGTACTAA